From the genome of Mycobacterium kansasii ATCC 12478:
CCCGAACTTTCAGGCTTGGCCGGGGGGCCGCAACGCGGCGAATTCGTCGGTGACCCTCAGCCGCGAATCGGTGAACCGGTACAGCGCCGCCGGACGGCCGCCGCTGCGCCCGGATTGGGCCACGGTACCGGTCTGGGTGATCACCTTGCGACGCGCCAGGACTCGCTGCAGGTTCGTGGCATCGACCTGATAGCCCAACGCGGCACCGTAGATACCGCGCAGTGTGGACAGCGCGAATTCTTTGGGAGCCAACGCGAACCCGATATTGGTGTACGACATTTTGGCGACGAGTCGGGCGCGGGCATGGGCGACCATAGGGCCGTGATCGAAGGCCATTGGTGGCAGGGAATTCACCGGATGCCAGCGGGTGTCGTCGGGCAACTCGGGGGTGGCGGGGGAGGGAACCAGCCCCAGGAAGGTCGACGCGATCACCCGAGTGCCCGGCACCCGATGCGGATTGGAGAACACGGCCAGCTGTTCGAGATGGGACAGTTCACGCAGATCGACTTTCTCGGCCAGTTGGCGGCGCACCGAGGTCGTCAAATCCTCGTCGTTGCGCAGCCGTCCCCCCGGAAGCGACCACGCGCCCTTTTGCGGGTCCTGGGCACGTTGCCATAAAAGCACGTTGAGCTGTGGTTTTTCGGCACTCGACTGTTGCTCCCGGCCGACGGTGATCATGCGAACCTGGAATACGACGGCCAGGACTTCATGCGCGGTGTTACCATGGGGCATGTTTTCGATTGTAAGTCGAAAACCTGCTGGCGTGAAAGGAGCCGCAGTGACGGTCTTGAGTCGCATGGACACGCTCGGCACTGGCATCACCGACATGACCGCTCGGATCACTGATACGCCAACCGGCTACACCGGGGTCGACGGTGACGCACAGTGGGCCGCCGAAGTGCGTCGACTGGCGCGATTGCGCGGAGCCACGATACTGGCCCACAACTACCAGCTGCCCGCCATTCAAGACGTCGCCGACCACATCGGGGATTCGCTGGCACTGTCGCGCATCGCCGCCGATGCGCCCGAAGACACCATCGTTTTCTGCGGGGTGCACTTCATGGCCGAGACCGCCAAGATCCTCAGCCCGCAAAAGACAGTGCTGATTCCCGACCAACGGGCCGGCTGCTCGCTGGCCGATTCGATCACTGCTGACGAATTGCGTGCCTGGAGGGCTGAGCACCCCGGCGCGGTCGTCGTCTCCTACGTCAACACCACGGCCGAGGTGAAGGCGCTCACCGATATCTGCTGCACCTCGTCGAACGCAGTCGACGTGGTGGCCTCCATCGACCCCGATCGTGAGGTGCTGTTCTGCCCGGACCAATTCCTCGGTGCACACGTGCGCCGCGTAACCGGTCGCCAGAATCTGCACGTATGGGCCGGCGAATGCCACGTGCACGCCGGGATCAACGGTGAAGAGCTCACCGACCAGGCGCGTGCCAATCCCGATGCCGAACTGTTCGTGCATCCGGAATGTGGCTGCGCTACCTCGGCGCTCTACCTTGCAGGAGAAGGCGCCTTCCCCCAGGAGCGGGTCAAGATTCTGTCCACCGGTGGGATGCTGGATGCGGCCCGCCAAACCCGTGCCCGCAAGGTGCTGGTCGCCACCGAGGTAGGAATGCTGCATCAACTGCGCCGGGCGGCGCCGGAAGTCGACTTCCGGGCGGTCAACGACCGTGCGTCGTGCAAGTTTATGAAGATGATCACGCCCGCGGCTTTGTTGCGTTGTCTGGTGGAGGGGGCCGACGAAGTCCATGTCGATCCCGACGTCGCGGCCGCGGGCCGGCGCAGTGTCCAGCGGATGATCGAAATCGGACAACCTGGCGGTGGCGAATGACGACCGCGCCTGCCTGGCGCGATGCCGTCGACGTCGTTGTGGTCGGTACCGGCGTGGCCGGCCTGGCCGCCGCGCTGGCGGCCCATCGCGCGGGCCGCAGCGTCGTGGTGCTCAACAAGGCGGCCCAGCTGGTCGGGGTGACCGCGACACACTACGCGCAGGGCGGCATAGCGGTGGTGTTGCCGAACACCGACGATTCCGTCGAGGCCCACGTCGCCGACACGCTGGCCGCGGGGGCCGGCTTGTGTGATGCCGGCGCGGTGTACTCGATCGTCGCCGATGGCTACCGCGCGGTTACCGAACTCGTCGGCGACGGAGCGCGATTCGACGAAACTTCGCCTGGCCGTTGGGCGCTCACGCGTGAAGGCGGGCACTCGCAGCGACGCATCGTGCACGCCGGAGGCGATGCCACCGGCGCCGAGGTCCAGCGGGCGCTCGACCACGCGGCCGGGGCGCTGGACATCCGCGGCAGCCATGTGGTCATGCGGGTGCTTCGCGACGACGCCGCGGTGACCGGCGTGTTGGTGCTCAGCCCGCGCGGCGTCGGCATCATCAGTGCTCCGTCGGTGATCCTTGCCACCGGCGGGCTGGGGCAGTTGTACAGCGCGACCACCAACCCCGACGGCTCCACCGCCGACGGCATCGCACTGGCGTTGTGGGCCGGTGTGGCGGTCAGCGACCTCGAGTTCATCCAATTCCATCCGACGATGCTCTACGCGGTAGGCAGCGGCGGCCGGTGCCCGCTGGTCAGCGAGGCGCTGCGCGGCGAAGGCGCGAAATTGCTCGACCGCCAAGGCCGTTCCATTACGGCAGGCGTTCATCCGATGGGTGATCTGGCGCCCCGCGATGTCGTCGCGGCGGCTATCGACGCCCGGATGAGGGCCACCGGCGACCCGTGCGTCTATCTCGACGCGCGTGGCATCGACGGTTTCGAATCGCGGTTCCCTACCGTCACCGCCTCGTGCCGCGCCGTCGGCATCGACCCGGTCCGCCGGCCCATCCCCGTGGTCCCGGGCGCGCATTACAGCTGCGGTGGCGTCGTCACCGACGTATTCGGCCAGACCGAACTACCGGGGTTGTTCGCCGCCGGTGAGGTTGCCCGCACCGGGATGCACGGCGCCAATCGGCTGGCCTCCAACAGCCTGCTCGAAGGCCTCGTGGTCGGCGGGCGGGCCGGAAGGGGTGCGGCCGCGCATGCGGCGGTAGTCGGACGGCGCCGCGCAAGCTTGCCTGAGCCGATCCTGCACACTGCCCCGGAGCGTGCCGAGCTGCAACGGGCGATGAGTCGGGAAGCATCGGTGGTGCGCACCGCCGACGGGCTGCGGCGGCTGTCCGGATCGCTGGCCGGACCGGTGCGCAGGGTCGCGGGCCGTCGGGACTTCGAAGACCTGTCGTTGGCGGTTGCCGCCCGCGTCGTGGCTGCCGCCGCCTTGGCGCGCACCGAAAGCCGCGGCTGTCATCATCGTGCCGAGTACCCGGATGCCACCCCGGAGCAGGCCCGCAGCATCGTGGTTCAGTTGGCCGATGACCACCACACGGTCGGTGTGCCGGCGTTAGCTGCGGTGGGCTGATGGTGCTGTCTGATCGGGAGCGGGATGCCGCTCGGGAGACCATTCGGCGCGGACTCGATGAGGACTTGAGCTTTGGGCCGGACGTCACCACGATCGCGACGGTGCCCGCCGGCGCGGTGGCCACAGCGTCGATGGTTCCCCGGGAAGTCGGCGTGATCGCCGGAGTGGACGTCGCCCTGATGGTGCTGGACGAGGTGATCGGCAACGGCGGATACCGGGTGCTTCACCGCGT
Proteins encoded in this window:
- a CDS encoding NUDIX hydrolase → MPHGNTAHEVLAVVFQVRMITVGREQQSSAEKPQLNVLLWQRAQDPQKGAWSLPGGRLRNDEDLTTSVRRQLAEKVDLRELSHLEQLAVFSNPHRVPGTRVIASTFLGLVPSPATPELPDDTRWHPVNSLPPMAFDHGPMVAHARARLVAKMSYTNIGFALAPKEFALSTLRGIYGAALGYQVDATNLQRVLARRKVITQTGTVAQSGRSGGRPAALYRFTDSRLRVTDEFAALRPPGQA
- the nadA gene encoding quinolinate synthase NadA → MTVLSRMDTLGTGITDMTARITDTPTGYTGVDGDAQWAAEVRRLARLRGATILAHNYQLPAIQDVADHIGDSLALSRIAADAPEDTIVFCGVHFMAETAKILSPQKTVLIPDQRAGCSLADSITADELRAWRAEHPGAVVVSYVNTTAEVKALTDICCTSSNAVDVVASIDPDREVLFCPDQFLGAHVRRVTGRQNLHVWAGECHVHAGINGEELTDQARANPDAELFVHPECGCATSALYLAGEGAFPQERVKILSTGGMLDAARQTRARKVLVATEVGMLHQLRRAAPEVDFRAVNDRASCKFMKMITPAALLRCLVEGADEVHVDPDVAAAGRRSVQRMIEIGQPGGGE
- a CDS encoding L-aspartate oxidase; protein product: MTTAPAWRDAVDVVVVGTGVAGLAAALAAHRAGRSVVVLNKAAQLVGVTATHYAQGGIAVVLPNTDDSVEAHVADTLAAGAGLCDAGAVYSIVADGYRAVTELVGDGARFDETSPGRWALTREGGHSQRRIVHAGGDATGAEVQRALDHAAGALDIRGSHVVMRVLRDDAAVTGVLVLSPRGVGIISAPSVILATGGLGQLYSATTNPDGSTADGIALALWAGVAVSDLEFIQFHPTMLYAVGSGGRCPLVSEALRGEGAKLLDRQGRSITAGVHPMGDLAPRDVVAAAIDARMRATGDPCVYLDARGIDGFESRFPTVTASCRAVGIDPVRRPIPVVPGAHYSCGGVVTDVFGQTELPGLFAAGEVARTGMHGANRLASNSLLEGLVVGGRAGRGAAAHAAVVGRRRASLPEPILHTAPERAELQRAMSREASVVRTADGLRRLSGSLAGPVRRVAGRRDFEDLSLAVAARVVAAAALARTESRGCHHRAEYPDATPEQARSIVVQLADDHHTVGVPALAAVG